GCCAAGCTGAAGCAATACCGGGGGATTGCCACCCGTTACGATCAGTGGGCCTGTGCTTTTCTAGGAGGTATCCACTGGATAGCGGGGGTCATTTGGCTAAATTGATCACAGGCCCTAGGTAAAACATCAACTAGTCGCAAAAAAGTCGTAATTAATCACGAAATTTGACTGTTGATGCAGGAATCGAAAGTCTATGCGTGAGTTAACTCTCTAACGCATGCAGCAGT
This genomic window from SAR324 cluster bacterium contains:
- a CDS encoding IS5/IS1182 family transposase — encoded protein: AKLKQYRGIATRYDQWACAFLGGIHWIAGVIWLN